A window of Trueperaceae bacterium genomic DNA:
GGAGATCATCGACTACGCGGGCGCCGCCAAGCCCGACGCGCCCAGCGGCACGGCGCGCGAGCTGGCCGGGCGGCTCGGGCTGGCGAACGTGGCGCGCCACGAGGTGCCGGTGGAGGCCACCGTGGGCGAGCGCGCCGCGCGCGGCGCCACCCTGGGCGGCGCGCAGGTGCACTCCGTGCGGCTGCCCGGCTATACCATCGGTGTGGAGGCGGTGTTCGGGCTGCCCGACCAGCGGCTCAGCATCCGCCACGACGCGGGCGCGTCGGCCGATCCGTACGTGGACGGCGCGCTGTTGGCCATCAGGCGCGTGGGCGGCCTGCGCGGCCTGCACCGGGGGCTCGACACGGTCCTCGACCTCTGAGCCCTAGCGGCCCCCGGCGCGGCGCGCAGCCGTGAGCGAGATCATCTCGTAGACGAGGTTGGCCGCCAGGAGGCTGGTCACCCCGGCCGGGTCGTAGGGCGGCATGACCTCGACCAGGTCGAACGCCACGAACGGCAGGTCGCGCAGGCCGCGCAGCAGTTCGAGCGCCTGCACGCCGGTGGCGCCACCCACTTCTGGGGTGCCCGTCCCGGGGGCGTAGACGGGGTCGAGGAAGTCGATGTCGAAGCTCAGGTAGAGAGGTCCAACGCCAACGCGAGCGCGGATCAGCTCCAGCACGGCCGGCACGCCTCGGCGGTGCAGCTCGGGACCGCTCACCAAGGCAAGGCCAAGGCGCTCGGTCATGGCCACGTCCTCCGCCGCGTACACGGAGCCGCGGATGCCCACCTGCACGCTGCGCGCCACGTCGAGCAGGCCCTCCTCCACCGCGCGCCGGAAGGGCGTGCCGTGCGTGTCCTTGCCGCCGAAGTAGGAGTGCCAGAGGTCGTTGTGGGCGTCGAAGTGGACCAGCCCCACTGGCCCGAGGCGCTTGGCCACCGCGCGCAGTAGCGGCAGCGAAACGGAGTGGTCGCCGCCGAGGAACACGGGCGTGACGCCGGCGTCGAACAGCGGCGCGGCGGCGGCCTCGATCTGCGCGTGCGATTCCGGCAGGTAGCCCGGCGTGACGGGGAGGTCGCCGTAGTCGATGACGGAGAGCTGCTCGAAGACGTTCACGGCCAGCTCGGGGTTGTAGGGCCTGAGCAGCATGGACTCGTTGCGGATGCCCGACGGGCCGAAGCGCGCCCCGACGCGGTACGTGGCGCCCGTGTCGAACGGCACGCCCACCACGGCGGCGTCCACGCCGGCGAGGTCCGTCACGTGCGGCAGCCGCATGAAGGTACGCACGCCCTCGAAGCGCGGGTAGACCATGGCGTCCAGCGGTCTGTACGGCGGTCTGTAAGGCGGTCGGCTCATCGGGTCCTCCTTGCGCGCCGGGGGCCGCGGTCCGCGGCGGCGGTCCGGCCGGGTTGGCCCATCACACCATCCGTGGCGGGCCCCCGCACGTGATCCCGTCGTACCAGCGCACGAGGGCCGATCCACCGGCGGCCCGAGGGGGCTAGGCCGTCAAGGCATCGACCGTCGTTCGAGCGCCCACGCCGCGGCGCCCACCAGCCCCGCCGCGGCGCCGAGGGCGGCAGGCACCACCGGCGTGCGCAGGCTCTCCGCCACGCCCTCGAAGGCCGCCTGCACGGCGCGCCTGAAGGCGGGGTTGAGCCCCACGCCCCCGCCAAGCACGATCACCTCGGGGTCGACGAGGTACTTGACGTCCACCAGCGCGCTCACGAGCGCCGTCGCCGCGTCGGTGGCCAACCCCACGGCCCACTGCTCTCCCGCCTCGGCCGCGGCCACCACGGCCCGCGCGTCGACGGCGTGACCCAGGCGGGCTGCGCGCTCCGCCAGCGCCGTGCCCGACGCCACCCGCTCCAGGGCGCGCCCCCCGAGGTGCCCGACGTGGCCGGCCATGCCGCCGGACCCACGCCACAGCGTGTCGCCGAGCACCAGGCCGCCGCCCACCCCCGTGGAGACCGTCACGAAGAGCGACGAGCCCCGCCCGCGCCCGGCGCCGTGGCGCGCCTCGCCGTAGGCCGCCGCCTGGGCGTCGTTGAGGGCGTGCGCCCGTAGCCCGAAGAACGCAGCCTCGAGCCGCTCGGTGAGCGCGAAGCCGTCCCAGCCGGGCAGGAGGTCCGGGCTGAGCGCGCGCACGCGCCCGTCCACCACGAGCCCGGCGGAGGCCACGCCGATCACGGCGGGCGCGGGGGCCTGGCCGCGCTCGAGCAGCCGCCGGGCGGCGCCCACGAGCGCCTCGACCACCGCCTCGGGGCCGCTGCGCGCCGGGGTCGGCGTGAGTTCCGTGTCGAGCACCTTGGCGCCGCGCACCAGGGCCGCGGCCAGCTTGCTGCCGCCGACGTCCAACGCGAGCACGGTCGCTCGTGCCACGGGTCACATGCTCCTGTCGGCCACGACCTGCGCCGTGCGGCGCACGTCCTCCTCTAGCTCCGCATCGGCCGCGACCATGAGCCGCGCCAGCCCCTCGAGGACGAGGAGCTGGCCCAGCTTGGCGAAGACGTCGCCGCCGGTCAGGGGCGATTCGGGCGGCGAGGCGAAGAGGCTCCTGTCGGCCACCTTGGCGAGCGGGCTCATCAGCCGGTTCGTGACGGCCACGGTGAAGGCGCCGGCCGCCTTCGCGGCCTTCACGGCCTGCAGGGTGTCGATCGTCGAGCCCGAGCTGGAGACGCCGATGGCGACCGCGCCTGCACCCAGGTTCGTGGCGCTCATCGCGCCGAGGTGCATGTCGGTGTAGGCCTGGGCCACGATGCCGAAGCGGAGCAGCTTGTAGGCGAAGTACTGGGCGATGACGCCGGACGCGCCCACGCCGTAGACGTCGACGCGCGAGGCGGCCGCCACGCGCCCGGCCACCTCCTCGAACGCCTCCTGCTCGAAGAGGAGCGCCGTCTCCCGGAGGGTGGCGGCGGCGTGGTGCGCCAGCTCCTCCAGCAGGTTGGCGCCGGCGTCCGCCGCCTTCTCCGGCCTGCCGGGAGGGCCGAACTCCACCGCCAGCGTCAGCTTGAACTCCTGGAAGCCGGAGAAGCCGAGGTCCTGGCAGAACCTGATGATGCTGCCCTCGCTCGAGCTGGTGGCCTCGGCCAGCTCGGTGACGCTGTGGTAGATGACGGCGTCGGGGTGGTCGAGCACGTACTGCGCCACCCGCCTCAGCACGGGGCTCAGGTCGGGCAGCGAGGCGCGCAGTTTGGTGAGCAGGCGGGACATGAGCAGATTCTAGGCGTGCCAGGCGTCGGGCCCGCCGCGAGCTCGGGCGGGGCGGCCGACCCTTGACAGAGCCATCCTCCACGCCTAGCATGCCATAAAGAGCTAGGCTCAATCTAAGACTCGGTTTCCGGAGCCAAGCTCAATCAGGCGGTCGGCGTCGGCCCGGACCGGGACGGGCGGCGAACGCCTCGCAGGAGGTCGACATGCACCACCGGCTCGTCAAGACCCTGTCCATGGCGCTCGTGCTACTCTGGGCCACGGCGCTCGCCCAGAACCCCGACTTCGACGTCGCGGCCGGCAAGGTCGTCGTGCCCAGCCGCCCTGCGGCAGAGGCCTACCCCGACGGCGACGGCCTCAAGCTGACCGACGGCGCCTACGCGTTCGCCTGGGGCGACATGGTGGGCTTCGAGGGCGCCGAGCCCGTGTCGCTCACGGTCGACCTGGGCGACACCTACGACTACGTCAGCTACGTGGCCCTCAAGGTCATGCGCTCCGACGGCTCGGCCGTGTCCGTCCCCACCGCCATCGTCTCCATCTCCGAGGACGGCGTGCTGTGGGAGGACCTCGGCCTCGCCAACGCCGTGCTGGAGGGCGAGATCGCCAACGACACCATCGGCACCCTCGTCTGGGCCGACGAGGAGTGGGCCGGCTACGGTCGCTTCGTGAAGGTGGAGCTGCTCCCGGGCGGCGGCGGCTGGACCATGGTGGCCGAGCTACAGGTGGGCAACGGCGAGATCCCGGCCGACCTGCTGCCCGCTCCCTCCGGTAACGCCCCCGCCAGCGCGGAGCCGGTGAACGTGGCTCTCGGCAAGCCCTACAGCCTCGTGCCCGGCGCCTCCGAGGCCTACCCCGACGAGGGCGGCGTGCAGCTCACCGACGGCTCCTACGCGTACGCCTGGGGCGACATGGTCGGCATCGCCGACGCCACGGTCAACCCCGTCGTGATCGTCGACCTGGGCGAGCACGTCGACGGCATCACCCGCGTGGCGGGCCTCTTCATGCGCTCCTTCGCCTCGGCCGTCAACCTGCCGTACAGCATCATCGTGTCCGTGTCCGACGACGGCGAGACGTTCGACGTGGTCGGCCTGGCCGCCAAGACGGCACCGTCTCCCGCCATGAACGAGCTCATCAACTCCGTCTACTGGGAGGACCTGGAGAACCCCGTGAGCGGCCGCTACGTGAAGCTGCAGATCCGGCACCGCACCGGGTGGATCATGCTCGCCGAGGTGGTGGTCCAGACGGGCGCGGCCGTGCCGGAGGTCGTGGAAGCGGCCGAGTAGATGCGGCCGGCACGACTGCTCAAGTCCGCCGCGCTCGCCGGGGTCATCGCCCTGGCGGGCGCGGCGTCGGCCCAGAGCGACCCCGTGCTGACGGGTAGCTTCGTGCAGCTCGACGGCCAGTTGGCCGCCCTGGGGCCGGACGGCTGGCGCCAGGAGCTCGGCTACATGCGCGATCTGGGCTTCGACACCCTCATCGTGCAGTACTCGCGCTACGGCGAGGTCAGCTACTACCGCGCGGCGGACCCTGACCCCGGCGCACCACCGCCCGCCCGCCGCCTCCCGCCCGACGAGTCGCTCAGCGAGCTCGTGTGGCGGGCTCCGGCGCCGCTCCCGGCGCGCTTCGTGCGCGTGACGGTCACCCCGAACAGTCGCGAGTGGACGATGATCCCGGAGGTTCGCGTGATGGCGGGGCCGGACGACGTGAGCGCGGGTCTGGGCTACACCCTCGCGCCGGCGCCCGCCGGCAACTACCTCGACCCCGACGCCGCCAAGGGCGGCAAGCTCACGGACGGCCTCGCCAACTTCGCCTGGGCCGACATGGTGGGCTGGCAGAACCCCGGCGACCGGATCACCATCACCTTCGAGCTGGCCGCCGCCGGCGAGGCCAGGCTGTTCGACGCGGTGGCCGTGCAGTTCATGCGCTCCGACATCTCGGCCGTGGAGCTCCCGGCCGCCGTGGCCGTCTCCGTCTCCTCCGACGGCCAGGACTTCCTGCCCGTCGGGGCGCCCGCCACCTGGGACGCCCCTGCGGCGAGCACCGCTGCCGCAGAGCGGGCCGAGCGCGACCCCATCGGCGACCTGCTGGGCGCCGCCGAGGAGGCCGGCATGAGCGTGTGGCTCGGCCTCGGCCTCGACCCCGAGTACTGGCAGGGTCGGTTCGACGGCGCCGGCGCGGCCGAGGCGAACACCGCGCTCATGCGCGAGCTGGAGGGCCTCTACGGCGCCTCCCCCGCCCTCGCCGGCTACTACCTCCCCGAGGAGATCGACGACCGGAGCTTCGTGACCCCACAGGCGCACGAGGCGATGATCACCTACCTCGCGGCGATGGCGGAGGCGGCTCACGCCGAGCTCGACCGTCCCGTCATGGTGGCGCCCTACTTCGGCATCAACCCGAACGGCGCGACCTACGCCGCCTGGTGGGACGCCACCCTGGCGCGCGCCGCGATCGACGTCATCGCCATGCAGGACGGCGTCGGCACCCGCCGCACCACCGTGGAGGAGGGCGTGCCCGTCTACCGGGCCCTCAAGGCCGTGGCCGACGCGCACGGGGTGGCCCTCTGGTCCGACCTGGAACTGTTCGAGCAGACGCACGGCTGGCCCGTAGACGACCTCGCCTGGCAGGCCACCAGCGCCGGCATCGAGACCGTGCGGCGCCAGCTCGAGCTCGAGGCCCCGTACGTCGCCAAGTTCGTGGGGTTCGACTTCACCCACTACATGAGCCCGCGCCTGGGCGGCGCCGCCGCGGAACTCTACGGCGCCTACCGGCAGTACCTGAAGGAGCGTGAGCCGTGACACCGAACCGGACCGCCCGCGCAGCAAGGGAGCGCGCCGGCCGGCGCCCCGCCGGGAGCGCCTCGCGGTGGGCGCCAGGCCTTCACCGCCTGCTCGCGACCGTGCTCGCCGCCTCGCTCCTAGCCGGCGGCCTGGCGCTCGCCCAGACCGAGATCACCTTCTGGTACGCCTGGGGCGGCTCGGAGGGCCAGGCCATGCAGGACCTGGTCGACGAGTACAACGCCTCCCAGAGCGCCGTGCGGGTGCGGGGCTCGTTCGTGCCCATCGGCGACGGCGAGCGCATCCTCGCCTCCCTCGCGGGCGGCGCCCCCGCCGACCTCGTGACGGTGTGGGACTGGATGGTGGTGCCGCTCGGGTACGGCGGCGCCCTCGCCGATCTCACCCCCGACCTGGCCACCGCCGGCGTGACCGCCGACGACTACCTGCCCGGCATCTGGGAGTACGGCGCCTACGCGGGCGCCAAGTACGGCCTGCCGACCACGCTCAACGTCTACGGCTTCATGTGGAACAAGGACGTCTTCGCCGCCGCCGGGCTCGACCCGGAGGCCCCGCCGCGCACCATCGCCGAGCTCGACGAGCTCACCGAGAAGCTCACCACGGTTGACGCCCGCGGCAACATGCGCCGCCTGGGCTTCTTCCCCAACGTGACCGCCATCTACGTGCACGCCTTCGGCGGCCGGCTCTTCGACCCCGAGACGCTCGAGCCGACCATCGACGCGCCGGAGAACGTGGCCGCCTTCGAGTGGCTCGCCGCCTACTACAAGAAGTACGACATCGCCAAGATCCGGCGCTTCCAGGCCGGCTGGGGCGACATGGCCAGCCCCTTCAACCCCTTCTACCGCGGCCAGATAGCCATGCAGGAGGGCGGGCAGTGGGAGGTGGCGTTCACGGCGGAGTACGCGCCCGACCTGAACTGGGGCGTGACCAACTTCCCGGCGCCGCCGGGCGGCCGGCCCGACGTGACCCCCGTGCAGAGCTCGTTCTGGGTGGTGCCGGCGCAGGCGCCGCACCGCGCCGAGGCGCTCGACTTCCTCCTCTGGCTCACCGCGCCCGAGCAGTCGGCGCGCTTCGCGGCGGAGCTGGCCAACATCCCGCCGCGCCAGGACGCGCTGGCGCTGCCCGCCTTCGCCGACACCATCACACCCCACATGCAGACCTACATAGACATGCTCCTCACGGGCTTCGTGTACACGCCGCCCGGCCTGCCCGTCGGGCTCTACCTCAGCGACCAGCTGAACCAGGCGCTCGCCGCCGTGCAAGACGGCAGCGCCACCCCGGCCGAGGCGCTGGGAACGGCGCAGCGCAACGTGCTGCGGGAGCTGGAGAAGTACCGCTGATGACCTCGGCCCCCGCCGGAGGCGCCGCGCGCGCGGAGGGCGGCCGCGCCGGGCGCCGCCACGCCGCGCCGGGCGGCCGTGCGCCCATGACGCGGTGGCAGCGGCGCGACCTCTGGTTGGGGCTGGCCTTCGTGTCGCCCTGGTTGATCGGCTTCCTCGTCTTCACCGTCTACCCGGTGGTGGCGTCGCTTTACTTCTCCTTCACCGACTACAACGTCGTGTCGGCGCCGCGCTGGATAGCCCTGCGCAACTACACCGACCTGTTCGCCGACCCGCTCTTCGGCAAGACGCTCTACAACACGCTCTACCTGGCGGTCATCGGCATCCCCGTCTCGCTCCTCGTGAGCCTGCTCATCGCCATGCTGCTCAACAACAAGGTGAGGTTCCAGGGGCTCTTCCGCACCCTCTACTTCCTGCCGAGCGTGGTGCCCGCCGTGGCCGCCGCGCTGCTGTGGCGCTGGTTCCTCAACCCGGACTACGGTCCGGTCAACGAGTTCCTGTGGCTCTTCCGGATCAACGGGCCCGGCTGGCTGGCCGACCCGGTCTGGTCGAAACCGGCCCTGATCTTCGCCGGGCTGTGGGGCGTGGGCGGCTCGATGGTCATATACCTGGCGGGCCTGCAGAACGTGCCCGTGCAGCTCTACGAGGCCGCCGACCTAGACGGCGCCGGCCGCTGGCAGCGCTTCCGCTTCGTGACGCTGCCGATGCTCTCCCCCGTCATCCTCTTCAACCTGATCATGGGCATCATCACGTCGTTCCAGGCGTTCACGAACATCTACATCATGACTGGCGGGGGGCCGTCCAACTCCACCCTCGTCTACGCCCTCTACCTCTACCAGAACGCCTTCCAGTTCTTCCGCATGGGCTACGCCTCGGCCATGGCCTGGGTGCTGCTCGTCATCACGGCCGTGGCGCTGGTGGGCGTGTTCCGCACCTCGGGTTGGGTCTACTACGAGGCCGACGGCTGATGGCGGCGCGGCGCGGCCGGTGGAACGCCGGCATCTACCTGATCCTCGTGGTGGGTGCGCTCTTCTTCCTCACGCCGTTCGCGTGGATGGTCTCCACCTCGCTCAAGACCGACGCGCAGGTGTTCGCCATCCCGCCCGAGTGGGTGCCGGCACCCGTCATGTGGTCCAACTACGCGCGCCTGATGAAGGAGATCCCGTTCCTGCGCTACCTGGGGAACACGGTGCTGGTCACCGTGCTGAGCGTCACCTTCTACGTGGCGTCGTCAGCCGTGGTGGCTTACGGCTTCTCGCGCATCAGGTGGCCCGGTCGCGAGCTCCTGTTCTACTGCCTCCTCGCCACCATGGTGCTGCCGCCGCAGGTGACTCTCATCCCGCAGTTCGTGATGTTCCAGAAGCTCGGCTGGGTGGGCACGTTCCTGCCGCTCGTGGTGCCCGCGCTGACGGGCAGCGCCTTCGCCGTCTTCCTGCTACGGCAGTTCTATGCCGCCATCCCCAACGACATCTCCGACTCGGCCCGCATCGACGGCGCCAACGAGTGGCAGATCTTCTCCCGCATCGTCCTTCCGCTCGCCAAGCCGGCGCTGGCCACGGCCGCGCTCTTCATCTTCATCTGGACGTGGACCGACTTCCTGAACCCCCTCATCTACCTGACCGACGACCGCCTCTACACCCTCGCCATCGGCCTCCAGCAGCTCGCCAGCACCCGCGCGGCCGCCTGGCCCCTGCTGATGGCCGGCTCGCTCCTCATGAGCGTGCCCATCATCGTGCTCTTCTTCTTCGCGCAGAAGACGTTCATCGCCGGCGTCTCCACCGCGGCGGTGAAGGGTTGACGCGCCCCGGGACCCCCCGGAAGGGAGGGCGACCATAGCCCCGACCGACGCCTCGCTCCTGTTCCTGCCGCTGGACGAGCGACCGATCAACTCCGCCTACCCGCGCCTGCTCGCGGGCGCCGCGGGCTGGGAGCTCTCGAGCCCCACCGACCTGCTCGGCAGCCGCAAGCGGCCGGCCGACACGGCCGGCATCGAGGAGTGGCTGCTCTCGGCGCCG
This region includes:
- a CDS encoding 4-hydroxy-tetrahydrodipicolinate reductase, translated to LTAPVFATAEEALTAAPCDVFVEYTRPEVAKANVLAALERGAHVVVGTSGLTDADYADIDAAARAAGLGVLACGNFAITVVLLQRFAEAAARLIPQWEIIDYAGAAKPDAPSGTARELAGRLGLANVARHEVPVEATVGERAARGATLGGAQVHSVRLPGYTIGVEAVFGLPDQRLSIRHDAGASADPYVDGALLAIRRVGGLRGLHRGLDTVLDL
- the speB gene encoding agmatinase produces the protein MSRPPYRPPYRPLDAMVYPRFEGVRTFMRLPHVTDLAGVDAAVVGVPFDTGATYRVGARFGPSGIRNESMLLRPYNPELAVNVFEQLSVIDYGDLPVTPGYLPESHAQIEAAAAPLFDAGVTPVFLGGDHSVSLPLLRAVAKRLGPVGLVHFDAHNDLWHSYFGGKDTHGTPFRRAVEEGLLDVARSVQVGIRGSVYAAEDVAMTERLGLALVSGPELHRRGVPAVLELIRARVGVGPLYLSFDIDFLDPVYAPGTGTPEVGGATGVQALELLRGLRDLPFVAFDLVEVMPPYDPAGVTSLLAANLVYEMISLTAARRAGGR
- a CDS encoding ROK family protein, which codes for MARATVLALDVGGSKLAAALVRGAKVLDTELTPTPARSGPEAVVEALVGAARRLLERGQAPAPAVIGVASAGLVVDGRVRALSPDLLPGWDGFALTERLEAAFFGLRAHALNDAQAAAYGEARHGAGRGRGSSLFVTVSTGVGGGLVLGDTLWRGSGGMAGHVGHLGGRALERVASGTALAERAARLGHAVDARAVVAAAEAGEQWAVGLATDAATALVSALVDVKYLVDPEVIVLGGGVGLNPAFRRAVQAAFEGVAESLRTPVVPAALGAAAGLVGAAAWALERRSMP
- a CDS encoding MurR/RpiR family transcriptional regulator codes for the protein MSRLLTKLRASLPDLSPVLRRVAQYVLDHPDAVIYHSVTELAEATSSSEGSIIRFCQDLGFSGFQEFKLTLAVEFGPPGRPEKAADAGANLLEELAHHAAATLRETALLFEQEAFEEVAGRVAAASRVDVYGVGASGVIAQYFAYKLLRFGIVAQAYTDMHLGAMSATNLGAGAVAIGVSSSGSTIDTLQAVKAAKAAGAFTVAVTNRLMSPLAKVADRSLFASPPESPLTGGDVFAKLGQLLVLEGLARLMVAADAELEEDVRRTAQVVADRSM
- a CDS encoding discoidin domain-containing protein; translation: MHHRLVKTLSMALVLLWATALAQNPDFDVAAGKVVVPSRPAAEAYPDGDGLKLTDGAYAFAWGDMVGFEGAEPVSLTVDLGDTYDYVSYVALKVMRSDGSAVSVPTAIVSISEDGVLWEDLGLANAVLEGEIANDTIGTLVWADEEWAGYGRFVKVELLPGGGGWTMVAELQVGNGEIPADLLPAPSGNAPASAEPVNVALGKPYSLVPGASEAYPDEGGVQLTDGSYAYAWGDMVGIADATVNPVVIVDLGEHVDGITRVAGLFMRSFASAVNLPYSIIVSVSDDGETFDVVGLAAKTAPSPAMNELINSVYWEDLENPVSGRYVKLQIRHRTGWIMLAEVVVQTGAAVPEVVEAAE
- a CDS encoding DUF4434 domain-containing protein, giving the protein MRPARLLKSAALAGVIALAGAASAQSDPVLTGSFVQLDGQLAALGPDGWRQELGYMRDLGFDTLIVQYSRYGEVSYYRAADPDPGAPPPARRLPPDESLSELVWRAPAPLPARFVRVTVTPNSREWTMIPEVRVMAGPDDVSAGLGYTLAPAPAGNYLDPDAAKGGKLTDGLANFAWADMVGWQNPGDRITITFELAAAGEARLFDAVAVQFMRSDISAVELPAAVAVSVSSDGQDFLPVGAPATWDAPAASTAAAERAERDPIGDLLGAAEEAGMSVWLGLGLDPEYWQGRFDGAGAAEANTALMRELEGLYGASPALAGYYLPEEIDDRSFVTPQAHEAMITYLAAMAEAAHAELDRPVMVAPYFGINPNGATYAAWWDATLARAAIDVIAMQDGVGTRRTTVEEGVPVYRALKAVADAHGVALWSDLELFEQTHGWPVDDLAWQATSAGIETVRRQLELEAPYVAKFVGFDFTHYMSPRLGGAAAELYGAYRQYLKEREP
- a CDS encoding ABC transporter substrate-binding protein, encoding MTPNRTARAARERAGRRPAGSASRWAPGLHRLLATVLAASLLAGGLALAQTEITFWYAWGGSEGQAMQDLVDEYNASQSAVRVRGSFVPIGDGERILASLAGGAPADLVTVWDWMVVPLGYGGALADLTPDLATAGVTADDYLPGIWEYGAYAGAKYGLPTTLNVYGFMWNKDVFAAAGLDPEAPPRTIAELDELTEKLTTVDARGNMRRLGFFPNVTAIYVHAFGGRLFDPETLEPTIDAPENVAAFEWLAAYYKKYDIAKIRRFQAGWGDMASPFNPFYRGQIAMQEGGQWEVAFTAEYAPDLNWGVTNFPAPPGGRPDVTPVQSSFWVVPAQAPHRAEALDFLLWLTAPEQSARFAAELANIPPRQDALALPAFADTITPHMQTYIDMLLTGFVYTPPGLPVGLYLSDQLNQALAAVQDGSATPAEALGTAQRNVLRELEKYR
- a CDS encoding sugar ABC transporter permease → MTRWQRRDLWLGLAFVSPWLIGFLVFTVYPVVASLYFSFTDYNVVSAPRWIALRNYTDLFADPLFGKTLYNTLYLAVIGIPVSLLVSLLIAMLLNNKVRFQGLFRTLYFLPSVVPAVAAALLWRWFLNPDYGPVNEFLWLFRINGPGWLADPVWSKPALIFAGLWGVGGSMVIYLAGLQNVPVQLYEAADLDGAGRWQRFRFVTLPMLSPVILFNLIMGIITSFQAFTNIYIMTGGGPSNSTLVYALYLYQNAFQFFRMGYASAMAWVLLVITAVALVGVFRTSGWVYYEADG
- a CDS encoding carbohydrate ABC transporter permease, whose translation is MAARRGRWNAGIYLILVVGALFFLTPFAWMVSTSLKTDAQVFAIPPEWVPAPVMWSNYARLMKEIPFLRYLGNTVLVTVLSVTFYVASSAVVAYGFSRIRWPGRELLFYCLLATMVLPPQVTLIPQFVMFQKLGWVGTFLPLVVPALTGSAFAVFLLRQFYAAIPNDISDSARIDGANEWQIFSRIVLPLAKPALATAALFIFIWTWTDFLNPLIYLTDDRLYTLAIGLQQLASTRAAAWPLLMAGSLLMSVPIIVLFFFAQKTFIAGVSTAAVKG